The Halomonas elongata DSM 2581 DNA segment TCTCCCCAGCCGCCGACGGCATAGACGGCGGCCTCGATGTCGGTGTAGTTCTGGTTGACCGAGCCATGCTTCCAGTAGGCGTCTCGGGTCTGGTGGCTCATCCAGGTCTCGGCCAGCAGCGGCATGTTGTCGAGACGCTGCTTCCAGCGTTCGCGCCACACCTCGCCGACCAGGGCCGGGTCGGGCGGCGCCGCCGAGAAACTGAGCATGGTGGCCGACCAGCCCAGGTTTTCGTGCAGCAGGTTGCCACCCTTGTAGTGGATGTCGTCGGTGTAGCGGTCGTCGGTGGAGCACAGGGTGATGATGGCCTTGAGCGGTTCGGGCTTCAGCGCTGCCAACTGCAGCGAATTGAAGCCGCCCCAGGAGATGCCCATCATGCCGAGCTTGCCGTTGCACCAGGGCTGGCGGGTCAGCCAGTCGATCACTTCGAGGCCGTCGGCCTGTTCCTGAGGCAGGTACTCATCGGCCATCAACCCCTCGGATTCGCCGTTGCCCCGCATGTCGACCCGCACCGCAGCATAGCCGTGACCGGCGAAGTAGGGATGCGTCAGCTCATCGCGCACCGCCGTGCCGTCGCGTTTTCGGTAGGGCAGGTATTCGAGGATGGCGGGTACCGGATGTTCCTCGGCCCCTTCCGGCAGCCAGATGCGGGCAGCGAGTCGGGTGCCGTCCGAGAGCGGAATCTCCAGGTGCTCGATCTCGCGGATACGATGCGGGAAGTCGGTCTTCACGTTCATTGCGGCTGGCCTTGTGCGTCGAGCTGTTCGTGATTGGTTGAGGTGTCGGGGCATTCGAGGGCGCTGGGGTCGCGTAACCAGTGCCAGAGGGAACCGCTGGCAAGCAGGATGATCACCAGGGCGGGCAGGCCGCCGAGATTGGAAAGCATCTTGACGCCATCGATGCCGACGAAACTGGTCATGACCCAGGCGATGATGCCGACCACCACGCCCCAGATGATCTTCATGGGAATACCGGCGCTGAAATCGGAGTCGGCGGTCAGGCCACGGGTGCAGAGGTTGCCGATGGCGTCGGTGTTGGAGTCCGCCGCGGTGACATAGGAAATGAAGGCAATGAACAGCAGCAGCGGCACCCAAAGGCCGGACAGCGGCAGCTCGCCGAAGAGTCGATAGAGAACGTGTTCCACGCCCTGGTCGTCGAGCACGCTGTGCAGGTCGATTCCGGTGCGCATCTGGAAATAGAGGGTGGCGCCGGAGAAGATGACGATCCACACGGCGGCGAACAACGACGGGTAGAGCAGGTTGATGCGCAGGAAGTCGCGTACGCTGTAGCCGCGCGAGATGCGCCCCAGGAAGAGCGATGCCACGGGCGCCCAGGCAAACCAGATGGCCCAGTAGAAGATCGACCACCAGTGCGGCCATTGGTCGTTGCCGGCGGCGCCGGTGAACAGGCTGCGGGTGAAGAAATTGTCGAGGTAGACGCCGAACGACTCCACGCCGATCTGCAGCATGAACGCCGTGGGGCCGAACACGAAGACGAACAGGCCGAGCACCAGCAGCAGCCAGGCGTTGAGTGCCGAGAGCCGGGCGATGCCCTTCTTCAAGCCGCTGGCGGCCGAGAGCACGAAGGTGACCACGATCACCGCGATGATCAGGCCCAGGCGCAGTGGGTTGGTATCACCCTCGATGTACTGACCGAGGCCGCCGGCCAGGGTGATGGCGCCGGTGCCGAGAGTCGCGGCCATGCCGGCTACCAGGGAATACAGTGCCAGGGCATCGATCAATCCCGAGTAGCGGGTGATGCGAGGGCCGAAGACCGGCTCAAGCATGCTGCTGATGGAGAACTTCTGCCGGCGGTTGTAGAACGCCAGGGCGAAGATCAACGCCGGGACCGCGTAGATGGCGTAGGGCGTGAAGGTCCAGTGCAGGAACATGGTCGACATGGCGAACAGCGCCGCCTCGGTGGAGCCGGCTTCCATGCCCAGCGATGCGGGAGGCCCCATCAGGTGGTAGAGCGGCTCGGCGGTGGTCCAGAACAGCACGCCGACCGCCAGGGTGGTGCACAGCGTGATGGAGAACCAGCGGGTCTTCGACAGCAGCGGTTCGGCATTCTCGCCGCCGATGCGGATGCGTCCGAGCGGCGAGACATACACCGCAATGGCGAGCACCAGCAGGTAAAGGCTGCCCAGGCTGAACAGCCAGGAGAAGCGTTCCAGGATGGCGTCGTTGAGCTGGCTGGTGAAGCCGAGAAAGGCCTCCAGATCGACCAGGCTGCCGATCACGGCGGTGAGCAGGATGAGAAAGGTCGGCCAGAAAACCAGGGGCCGCATGTGATGGATCATGGGCATCTCTCCACTTATTGTGTTGTCACCGGAATGTCCCCGGCGCATGGCTGGATACCTTAACGGCCCGCACCATGGGGATGACAGCGAAGGGTCTGCATGGGGGTATGACATCCGCGCATGCCCTGGCAAGCGATGAACGGACTTTCTGCATGCAACGACAAGGCCCGGCGTGAGCCGGGCCTGCGGGAATCGACGGTCTGGCTGTCAGCGGGTCACTGCAACCGGGCGAGTTCCTCGTTCAGGGCATCCAGGGTTCGGTCGACCTGCTGTTCGGTGTGTTCGCAGGAGAGGAAGAAGCGCAGGCGGGCGCTCTTTTCGGGCACGGCGGGGTGCAGGATCGGCTGGACGTTGATGCCGCGCTCGAACAAGGTATGGGAAAGCGCGGCGGCGTGTGCCGAACTGCCGATGATGACCGGCACCACGGCGGCGCCGATGCTGTCGCCGGTATCCAGTCCCAGGCCGCGGGCCTGCTCCAGGAAATAGCGTGAAATGGCCTGGAGCCGATGGGTGCGCTGCGGTTCCTCGCGCATCAGTTCCAGCACCTTGAGCGAAGGGGCCGCGACCTGGGCGGGCATGCCGACGCTGTAGAGAAAGCCCGGCGCCAGGTGGCGCAGGGTGTCCACCAGGGGCTGGCAGCCGGCGATGTAACCGCCGCAACCGGCCAGCGTCTTGCTCATGGTGCCCATCCAGATGTCCACCGCTTCGGGCGGTACCTCGAAGTGCTCGCGCAGCCCGAGCCCGTGCTCGCCCAGCACGCCGAAGGAGTGCGCCTCGTCGACCATCAGCCAGGCCTGGTGGCGACGCTTGATCTCGACGAAGCGCGGCAGGTCGGGCAGGTCGCCGTCCATGCTGTAGAGCCCCTCGATGACGATCACGACACGCTCGAACTGGGCGCGGTGGCGGCGCAACAGGTCTTCCAGGGCATCGGCGTCGTTGTGCGCGAAGCCCATGCGCCGGGCGCCCGAGAGCTGGGCGCCGACCAGCGCGCTGTTGTGGATGTACTCGTCGTGGAGGATCAGGTCGCCGGGCCCCAGCAGATAGCCCAGAGTGGAGACATTGGTGGCATGGCCGCTGACGAAGACCACGGCATCGTCGACCTGGTAGGTGTCGGCGATGGCGCGCTCGAGTTCGCCATGAATGGGGCGCTCACCGGAGACGATGCGACTGGCCGACACCGAACTGCCGTAGTGCTGCACGGCATCGATGGCGGCCTGATTGACCCGCGGGTCGCCGGAGAAACCCAGGTAGTTGTAGCTGGCGAAATTGATGACGTCCCGGTCGTCGATACGACTGGTGGCGCCGGCGTTGCCCTGGTGGCAGCGGAAGAAGGGGTCCGTCAGGCCGAGGCGCCGGGCCGCCTCGCGCATCATGGTCAGTTGCTGATAGCCGGGATGGGCGTCGAAGCGGGTCAGCCGCTCCGACACCTGGCCGGCGGAGGCCCCGGGGGCACTGTCGCGATCCGGCGCAGGACGCGAACGCTTGCGCTTACGCGCCCCGTCGAGGAGTTGACGCTTGAGATCGTGGCGAGACGTGTCCTGACTCATCGGGCGGATGCCTCCTGTGCGACCTCAGGCACGGCCTCGGTGCCGTGGCGGGCGGCCAGCGAAGCCAGTTCGGCATCGTCGTCGGCTTCCTCATCGTCGCCGCGCGTCAGGCGCTCGATCAACACGCCGCTGAGCTTGTCGAGGGTCGAGGCCTCGCTGAGCACCATGACCGGCACGCGAACGCCGAGGCGGGATTCGATGGCGGTCATCAGTTCCACGCCCATCAGCGAGTCGAAGCCCATGTCATAGACCGAGCGGTGTACGTCGATCTTGTCTTCCTCCACCAGCAGGATGCTGGCGAGTTCCGACTTGAGCAGCTCGGTGACGGTGGCGTGGAGCTCCTCGGGCGACAGCTCGTCGAGCAGGCGGGCCAGGTCCTGGTCGGCATCGTCCTGCTGGCCTTCGTCGCCGGCGGTACGGGCGATCTCGGAGAAGCGCGGCGTCTCGGCGGTGGGCAGCGAGCGAGCCAACGCCGACCAGTCCAGCTCCAGCACGCCGAGGCTCGGGCTGGGGGCGGCGAGCATGCGACCCAGCACCTCGAGGGCGTCGTCGGCACGCAGTGCCGAGCCGCCGAGGCGCTCCTGCAGGGCGTCGCGGGTGCGGGTGTTGCGGGCCAGGAAGCCGGCGTCCTCGATGGCGCCCCAGCGTACGCAGGTAGCCGGCAGTCCCGCGGCGCGGCGGCTGGCCGCCAGGGCTTCGAGCCAGTGGTTGGCGGCCACGTAGCTGGCCTGGCCGGGGTTGCCGAACAGGGTGGTCGCCGAGGAGTAGAGCACGAAGAAATCCAGCTCGTCGTTCCGGGTCAGCGCATCCAGGTGGCGGGCGCCTTCGATTTTCGGCGTCAGTACCCGGGCGATGCGCTCGTCGTCGAGATTGCGGATCAGACCATCCTCGATCACCGCTGCGGCATGGATGATGCCCTTGAGCGGTGGATGTTCGGCGCGGCAGCGTTCGAGCAGTGCGGCCAGGGCGTCGCGATCGGCAACGTCACAGGCGGCGGCCTCGACCGTCACGCCCATGGCTTCGAGCCTGGCGATGCCTTCGTCGGCCTCCGGTGAGGCGGCGCCGCGTCGACCGACCAGCACCAGGTGGCGGGCACCGCGTTCGGCCAGCCATTGGGCGCTGCGCAGGCCGAAGCCGCCGAGGCCGCCGGTGACCAGATAGGTGGCATCGGCCGGCAGCTCCGGCGCGGCAAGCATCTCGGTTTCCGTGGCCTCGGCGCGCAGGGGCTGGTCCTGGGTGACCACCACCTTGCCGATCTGGCGGGCCTGTTGCATGTAGCGGAAGGCCTCGACCACCTGGCGATTGCCGAAGGCGGTGTAGGGCAGCGGTGTGAAGGTGCCGTCCTCGAACAGCGCCATCATCTCGCTGAACAGCGACTGGGTGAGTTCCGGGCACGCCTTCATCAACTGGTCGGAGTCGATGCCGAAATAGCTGAGGTTGTTGCGGAAGGGCCGCAGGCCGATGTGGGTGTTCTCGTAGAAGTCGCGCTTGCCGAGTTCCAGGAAGCGGCCGAAGGGACGCAGCACGCGCAGGTTCTGGTTGATCGCTTCGCCGGCCAGGGAGTTGAGCACCACATCGACGCCGCGCCCATTGGTGTCGGCGAGGATCTCCTCGGCGAAGGTCAGCGAACGCGAGTCATAGAGGCGCTCGATGCCGCTGAGGCGCAGGAAGTCGCCTTTTTCCTCGGCACCCACGGTGGCGTGGATCTCGGCACCCAGCCAGCGCGCCACCTGGATGGCGGCGAGCCCGACGCCGCCGGCGGCACCGTGGATCAGCACGTGCTCGCCGGGTGACAGGCGGGCCAGATGCTTCAGCGCGTAGTAGACGGTGAAGAAGGTCGTCGGGATCGTCGCCGCGGCGGCGAAGTCGATGTTGTCGGGCAGCGGGGCGATGGCGTGCTGGCTGGCGATCAGCCGGTCGCTGAAGCTGGCCGGGCCGAAGCCGAGCACTGCGTCGCCCGGCGCGACGCCTTCGACGCCGGGGCCGAGCCGTTTGACCACGCCGGCGAATTCCAGACCGAGGGTCGGGCCGGCGAAGCCGTTCTCGATGGCCTCGTCGGAGAGCAGTCCCAGGGTGTACATGACATCGCGGAAGTTGAGGCCGGTGGCCTCGACGCGAATCTCCACCTCGCCCTCGCCGGGTTCCGGCAGGGCGGTCGGCTGCCAGGCCAGGTGGCGCAATTGGCCGGGCAGCGGGAAGCCGAGTGTCATGGCGTTGCGCGGCGCTTCCGGCGCAGCCGTCGAGGTGCCTGGCGCGGGCAGGATGCGCAGTCGGGTGGCGAAACGGGTGCCGTGGGCGTCGATGGCCACTTCGGTCTCGTCGTCGGGCGCGGCGAGTTCTGCGCCCAGCGCCTCGAAGGCGCTCTCCTCAAGATCGCCGCCGGGCAAGTCGAGCAGACGGACCCGGAAACCCTGGGCTTCGTTGGCCAGGGAACGGCCGAAGCCCCAAAGGGCGGCGTCGTCGCTGGCGCCCGGGCGGCTCGCCGGCTCTGAGGCATCGCCCCAGATGGCGGCCACGTCGCGGGTGACCAGCCACAGGTTCGGTGCCGCGTCGTGGCCTTCGGCGCTGGCTTCGACGAGGCTCGCCCAGCGTGCCGCCTGCTGGCAGCGCTCGAGGCCGGTGTCGCGCAGGTCGACGATGTGCGTGGCCCGCGCCGCGGCGCTTTCGTCACCGAGTGCGGCGCGATGGCCGCGGCGTTCCAGGTCGGCGGCGAGGCGTTCGGCGAGCGCCTGGTTCGCGCCATCGGCGACCAGCAGGTAGTCGGCCGGGGAGGCGGTGACGTCTTCGCTGGCGTCGAGAGTGTCGGGAAGACGGGCATGGACGAGATAAGCGCCAGCGTCGTCTTCCAGGGGCAATGGTTGAACCTGCTCGGCACCGAGGCGGGTGAGCAGCTCGGTGACATCATCGAGCTCGCAGGCAGCGGGAGCAGCGTGCTCGTCATCGAGGCCGGGCGTGACCAGCAGGGTGTCGAGCCAGGCGGAGGGCGCGACGCCAAGTAGCAGGACTCGGGCACCGGGCGCCAGCCGTTGCGGCAGCGCCTCGATCAGGCGGCGGCTGAGGTCGCGGTTGGTGACATCCAGCGAGACCAGGGCCAGTTGGGCCTGTCCCGTTGCGCCCTGCGGCGGTTGTTCGGCCGGCGCTTCCAGTGACTCCACCTCGATCAGCGGCTGGCGTTCGCGCAGTTGCTCGGCGTGTTGCCAGGCAAGCTCGCCGGCGGTCAGGATGCGGTAGTCGCAGCGATCGGGATCGACCAGGTCGGCGAGCCGCTCGCCCAGTGCCGGGGCGCTGACACCGGCCTCGAGCAGGGTCAGGCGCTGCCCCTCGGCCAGGTGCGCCAGGGTGTCGGCCAATGCCTCGCCGAGGGGCGTGGCGATGGCCCGCCAGCCGTCGTGACCGATCAACTGGCGATTGAGGCGCGTCAGGCGGTCGCGGTCGAGGCCGATGTCGCCGGCATCGCGATGGCCGGCCAGCAGGTCGCGCAGGTTGAGGCCGAAGCGACCGAGCCGGTGGATGGGACCGATATGGCCCGGATAATCCTGGGCCAGCAGTCGCCAGATGGTGGTGGCGTCGATCTCGTCGTCGCCCGCGACTCGCGTCCAGCCATTCTCGCCGCGCTCGAGACGACCGGCGTCCTCGAGCAGGCGCAGCAACTGGTCCAGCAGGGGGCGGGCCTGAGGATGGGCGTCGGCGAGTGCCTGATAGCGGGAGTGGCCGAGTACGCCGTCATGCAGTTCGTCGTCCAGCGCCTCGGCGGCGAAGGCCTCGGCCAGCCGGTCGAGCAAGGGCGCGACCTCGCTGGCATAGCGCTGCCCGGTGGCCTCGACGTAGCCGTCGACCAGTCGGGGCATGGCGGCCTCGAGCGCGGTGAGATCCGCCGGTTGCCGATTCCATGGGCGCGGCGCCGGCGTCAGGCGCACATCGAGATGGCTCAGTGACTGCTTGGCGGACTGGGTCAGGCGTACTGCCTTGAAGCGGGTCTCGCTGACCACCGCCACGGCCCGGCCCTGTTCGTCGAAGAGCTCGAAGTCGGCAGTGAAGGAGTAGGGCGCACGCTTGAGCAGGCGGGCCCGGGCCAGGGTCGGGCGTCCGGCTTCCGGCGTCCACTGGATGCGCCCGACGCGAACCGGTACGAAGGCCATGCCGCGCGCTTCCAGGCCGTCGCGGGCCAGCAGCGGCAGGAACAGCTGGAAGGCGCTGTCGAGGATGCCGGGGTGCAGGTGCTGCAGTGCCAGTTGTTCCTCGATGGCTGGCGTGGGGCGTACACGGCCGATGACGCTGTCGCCCTCGACCCAGGCACGGTCGATGGCCTGGAAGGCCGGGCCGTAGTCCAGCCCCAGACGACTGGCCATGGCCAGGTGCTCGTCCAGTTCCAGGTCCGGCGCTCGCTCGGGCAGGGCCGGCGCAGCGTGCTCCAGCAACAGGCCACGGCTCTGGGCCATGATGCGGGCGGTGGCGTGCAGTTGCCATTCCACGCCGACGGCCGGTTCCCGCGAGTGGATGGTGACGCGGCCGTCCTCGGGGGCGATGGCCAGCCGGGTGAGCCGGCCGTGCTGCCCATCGAGCATCATCGGGGCCTGGATCTCGAGTTCTTCGACGTCGAGCGGCGTGGCTTCGCGCCAGCGCGCGGCGGCGGCCAGGGCCAGTTCGATGAAGCCGGCGCCGGGGAAGATGGCGGCGTCGCCCACCACATGGTCGGCCAGCCAGGGCTGGCGGCCGGTGTCGAGCTGGCTTTCCCAGGTCAGGGTGTGCTGCGCCAGGCGGTAGCCCAGCAGGGGATGCTCGTAGTGGCGCGACAGCAGTCCCAGGGCTTCCGAGGTGGTCGGCATCCAGTGGGGCTCGCGCTGCCAGGGATAGCGGGGCAGTTCGGCGAGGCACCCGGTCACCGGGAACCAGTGGTCGATGTCGGTCTCGAGCCCGGAGAGCAGCGTCTGGCCGATGGCACGGTCGAGACAGACCGGCCCCGGCACGTCGCGTTCCAGGGTGCCGATGACCAGGCCGTCGAGCTCCGCCTCGCGCAGCGCTTCGCTCAGGTAGCGCTTGAGGATCGGGTGGGCGCCGATCTCGACCAGCACGTTAGTGCCGTCGGCGGTGATCGTTCGGGCGGCGTCGTCGAAGCGCACGGGCTGGCGGATGTTGTGCCACCAGTAGTCGGCGTCGAGCCGTTCGCCGTCGAGCTCCTCGCCGGTCACCGTCGAGATGTAGGGAATGCGTGCCTGCCGGGGATGCAGCCCAGCCAGCGCGGCGATCAGGTCATCGCGGATGGGGTCCATGGCCGGGCTGTGGAAGGCGTAGTCCAGCGGTAGGCGCTTGGCGAAGTGGCGTTGGCCGCTCAGCTCGGCTTCCAGCCGGCTCAGCGCCTCGGCGGGGCCGGCCAGGGTCACACCCTGGGCGCTGTTGGTGCCGGCCAGATGGATGTCGCAGTACTCGGGGCGTTCCAGATAGGCGGCGATGGCCTCGGCGCCGAGGCCCACGGCGGTCATCTCGCCCTGCCCACGGGTCAGCCCCTGGAAGTGGCTGCGCAGGTGGATCACGCGTACAGCGTCTTCCAGCGACAGGGCGCCGCAGGCCCAGGCGGCGGCCACTTCACCGACGCTGTGGCCGGTGACGGCGATGGGCTCGATACCCTGGGCGGCGAGCATCCGGGTGATGCCGACCTGCAAGGCGAACAGCGCCGGTTGGGCGATCTCGGTGTGCACGAAGCGCTCGCTGCCGTTGTCGCCTGCGAGTTCGGCGCGCAGCGAGAAGTCGGCGTGACGCTGGAAGAGGGCGTCGACCTCGTCGATGGCGGCGGCGAAGACCTTGGAGTCGGCGAGCAGGTCGCGGCCCATGGTTTCCCACTGGCAGCCGTTGCCGGCGTAGACGAAGGCGGGGCCCTGGGCGGCGTCGAGACGTCGACCCTGGATCACCGGGCGTTTGCCTGGGTTCCGCTCGGGGTCGGCGAAGGCGGCCAGGCGCTCGGCGGCGTCCTGCTTGTCGGCGGCGAACAGCAGGGCGCCATCGGTATGGTGATCGCGGCGCTGGTAGAGCGTGTCGGCGACATCGTAGAGGGCGGTGTCGGTATCGCGCAGCCAATCGGCCAGTCGGCCGGCCATGGCCCGCAGGGCAGGCTCGCTGCGTGCGGAGAGCTTCAGCGGCAATGGCTCGTCGGAGACCGGGGGAGAGGCCGGCGAAGGCGTCTCGGGCGGGCTCTCGAGGATGACATGGGCATTGGCGCCGCCGAAGCCGAAGGAGTTGACGCCGATGATCAGGCGGCCTTCCTGCTTCAGCGGGCGAGCCTGGGTGACGACCTCAAGATTCCAGTCGTCGAATTGAATCTTCGGGTTGAGGCGACGGATGCCGATGGTCGCCGGCACTTCGCGGTGACGCAGGCTGTAGAGCGCCTTGGCCAGACCGGCGATACCCGAGGCGGTTTCCAGGTGACCGAGGTTGCTCTTCACCGAGCCGATGGGCAACGGCGACTGCCGGCGCTTGGCCAGTGCCTCGCCGATGGCTCGGGTCTCGATGGGGTCGCCGACGGCGGTGCCGGTGCCATGGGCCTCGAGATAGTCGATCTCGTTCGGGTCGATGCCGGCCCGCTCGTAGACCTGGCGCATCAGGGCGACCTGGGCCTCGGTATTGGGGACGGTGAGCCCTTGCTTGTGACCGTCGGTATTGACGGTCGAGCCGGCGACCACGGCGAGGATGGTGTCTCCGTCGGCCACGGCCTGGTCATAGTCCTTGAGCAGGAACATGCCGGCGCCTTCCGAGCGCACATAGCCGTCGCCGTCGGCATCGAACACCCGGCAGCGCCCCGAGGGCGAGAGCATGCTGGCCTTGGAGAAGATGACGAAGCCATAAGGGTGCAGGTGCAGGCTGATACCGCCGGCCAGCGCCATGCTCGTCTCGCCGGCACGGATCGCCTGGCACGCCTGGTGGAAGGCGACCATCGACGATGAGCAGGCGGTGTCCACCGACATGCTGGGGCCGTGCAGGTCGAACAGGTAGGAGAGCCGGTTCGAGGCGATGCTCGAGGTGTTGCCGGTGGCGGTGGAGGCGTCGATGGCCGCCATGTCCCCGGTGTAGCGGTACGAATAGTCCAGCGCCGCGACGCCCAGGAAGACGCCGCACTGGCTGCCGCGTAGCTGCGAGGGCGGTATGCCGGCGCTTTCCATGCTCTCCCAGGTCAATTCCAGGAGCATGCGCTGCTGGGGGTCCATGTTCGCCGCTTCGCGGGGCGAGATGCCGAAGAAGTCGGCGTCGAAGCCACTGATGTCGCCCAGGCTGCCGGCGGCGAAGGTCACGCTGGTGCCGGGGTTGCGCTTGTCGGGGTGCTGGAAGACCTCATGGCTCCAACGGTCGGCCGCGACCTGGGTCACCAGGTCCTTTTCGGCTCGCAGGTCCTGCCAGAAGTCTTCCGGGGTGGTTCCCGGCATCCGGTGGGCGACACCGATGATGGCCACGCGTCTTGTCATGCTTGCTCCCGATGATCCTGGTTGCTGCCGTCATGGGCGTGCTGCGCCTGATCGATGACGGCTTGCCATATCCGTTGACTCAATTGTTCTGCCGCAAGCGGCGTAAACGCCTGGGGCCGGCTTCCCCGACCGTGGCTCGACCACAACAGATAGGGCGTGTCACCGTCCGGTTCGCCATAATGCCGATAGACCTCGGGCATGATCGGCACATGGTCGCCATACCAGCACAGTAGCCCGCCCCGGGGCGTCGCCTCCAGTTGCCGACGCAGGCAGGCGGCCATGCGATCGGCATTGCGCAGGTGGGCCAGATAGCTGGCCAGCTCCCCGCAGTCGTCCGGCAAGGGTGGCGCGTCCGCGCTCAGCAGGTCGCGGGCCGCGTCCTCCGCCCGGTCGTCGAATTGCAGCGGGCCGTGATTCTCCATGGTGATCACGAACACGAACAGCGGCTCATTATCCGGTTCATTGAGCAGACTGCCAACCTTGTCGGCCAGTGCCAGGTCACCGACGTACTGGCCACAGTAGTCGGCGGCCGTGAAGGCGCGTATGTCGATGAAGTCGTCGAAACCGAGCTGCGGCATGACCTGGTCGCGCTGATAGAAGCTCGCGGCATAGGGATGCAGGCAGACGGTTCGATAGCCGAGTCGTTTCAGTTCGCCGGCCAGGCTCGGCACGCGGTGGCGCGCCAACTGGTGATAAGGGTTGAAGCGATGAACGCCCAGAGTGTCTCGGTCGAGGCCGGTCAGTACGGCCGTTTCGGTGCGTACCGTGTTGGCGCCCCAGGCCGGCACCCTGAGGCTGCCGTGCATCAACGATGTTTCGGTCAGGGCATCCAGGTTCGCCAGCAGGTCGTCACGCAGGCCGCCGTGCCAGGGGCGAGGGTCGAAGAAGGATTCGCTCTGCACGACGACCAGATGGGGCAGGCGCTCCCTGGAAGGGGCCGGCTCGGGAGCGGGCGTGTAGGGCGAGTCGCTTGCCTCGAGGGGGTGTCGTGCCAGCAGGCCGTAGGCCCAGAGTGCGCTGATCAGCCCGAGTCGATGGGTGTCGTCGACGGGATCGAGTCGGCAGGCCGGCAGGCAGCGGAGTCCGACGACCAGAGGCAGGGCCGACAGCGCGATGACGAGGAGCGTTCCGATGAGGAAGTCGAAGGTGCCATGACGGGACAGCAGTGACGGCTCGAGGACCATGAAGCCGACGATGGTCGCCAGGCCGGCGAGGCTGGCGCCGATGGCCAGCCCGATGCCGAAGAAGGGAATGTACAGGCGCGGGTGACGGATGGCGTCGAGAAAGTACTCGAAGTCCTGGCACAGGAAGGGTTCGCGCAGGGTCTTCGACTTGGCGTTGCTGGATTGCACCACGACGAGCTGCAGGGCGAGGAAGAGCACCATCGCGAACCAGGGGCGCTGCAGCACCAGCGTGAAGCATCCATAGAGCACGCCCCAGCTGCCCAGGTGGACGGCCAGGGTCGCCACCGGGCGACGCCAGGGTGGCGCGGTGGTCGGTCGCAAGGCGGCCTCGGCGATGAAGCTGCCGAGCAGGCCCAGGCACCAGGGCAACAGTAGCGCCCGCGTCATGAAGGCCTCCCGTAACCCATCAGGCCGAGCAGGCGCTGGGAAAGCGCGGCCGGCAGTACCGCCAGGCTCCAGCACCCCAGGTTGAGCGGAAAGGGGAAGCTGACGCGCGCCCGGTTGCGCTCGATGCCCCTGGCGATATGGCGGGCGGCACGCGTGGGGTCGATTTCCCAGGGCTTGGGGCCGGGCATGGACTCGCACATCGGCGAGCTGACATAACCGGGCATGACCACGGTCACGCCCACGCCGCGCGGTGCCAGCCAGCCGCGCAGGGCTTCGCCGTAGGCTTTGATGCCGGCCTTGCTGGCGCTGTAGCTGGGCGTCAGCGGCAGGCCGTGCCAGGCGGCCAGGGAACTGAGAAAGACGATCCGGCCATGGCCGCGCTCGGCCATGCGCGGCGCCAGTCGCTCGGCCATGGCCATGGGCGTGCGTAGATTGATGGCCAGCAGTTGGCTGGTGGCCGACCAGTCTTCCATCTCCCGCCCCGGTTCGGCATGGGTATTCTGGCCGGCGTTGGCGATGACCACGTCGGGCAGCGTCAGTTGTTCCAGCCAGTCGCTCAGGGCAACGTCATCGGTCAGGTCCACCCGGCTTGTCTCGACCTCGGCACCAGCCTGTCGGCACTCGTCGGCCAGGGCGTCGAGTGGTTCCCGGCGGCGACCGTGGAGGATCAGGCGCACGCCGGGCGAGGCGTAATGCCTGGCCAGGGCGCTGCCGATGGCGCCGGTGGCACCAGTGATCAACAAGCTG contains these protein-coding regions:
- a CDS encoding type I polyketide synthase, coding for MTRRVAIIGVAHRMPGTTPEDFWQDLRAEKDLVTQVAADRWSHEVFQHPDKRNPGTSVTFAAGSLGDISGFDADFFGISPREAANMDPQQRMLLELTWESMESAGIPPSQLRGSQCGVFLGVAALDYSYRYTGDMAAIDASTATGNTSSIASNRLSYLFDLHGPSMSVDTACSSSMVAFHQACQAIRAGETSMALAGGISLHLHPYGFVIFSKASMLSPSGRCRVFDADGDGYVRSEGAGMFLLKDYDQAVADGDTILAVVAGSTVNTDGHKQGLTVPNTEAQVALMRQVYERAGIDPNEIDYLEAHGTGTAVGDPIETRAIGEALAKRRQSPLPIGSVKSNLGHLETASGIAGLAKALYSLRHREVPATIGIRRLNPKIQFDDWNLEVVTQARPLKQEGRLIIGVNSFGFGGANAHVILESPPETPSPASPPVSDEPLPLKLSARSEPALRAMAGRLADWLRDTDTALYDVADTLYQRRDHHTDGALLFAADKQDAAERLAAFADPERNPGKRPVIQGRRLDAAQGPAFVYAGNGCQWETMGRDLLADSKVFAAAIDEVDALFQRHADFSLRAELAGDNGSERFVHTEIAQPALFALQVGITRMLAAQGIEPIAVTGHSVGEVAAAWACGALSLEDAVRVIHLRSHFQGLTRGQGEMTAVGLGAEAIAAYLERPEYCDIHLAGTNSAQGVTLAGPAEALSRLEAELSGQRHFAKRLPLDYAFHSPAMDPIRDDLIAALAGLHPRQARIPYISTVTGEELDGERLDADYWWHNIRQPVRFDDAARTITADGTNVLVEIGAHPILKRYLSEALREAELDGLVIGTLERDVPGPVCLDRAIGQTLLSGLETDIDHWFPVTGCLAELPRYPWQREPHWMPTTSEALGLLSRHYEHPLLGYRLAQHTLTWESQLDTGRQPWLADHVVGDAAIFPGAGFIELALAAAARWREATPLDVEELEIQAPMMLDGQHGRLTRLAIAPEDGRVTIHSREPAVGVEWQLHATARIMAQSRGLLLEHAAPALPERAPDLELDEHLAMASRLGLDYGPAFQAIDRAWVEGDSVIGRVRPTPAIEEQLALQHLHPGILDSAFQLFLPLLARDGLEARGMAFVPVRVGRIQWTPEAGRPTLARARLLKRAPYSFTADFELFDEQGRAVAVVSETRFKAVRLTQSAKQSLSHLDVRLTPAPRPWNRQPADLTALEAAMPRLVDGYVEATGQRYASEVAPLLDRLAEAFAAEALDDELHDGVLGHSRYQALADAHPQARPLLDQLLRLLEDAGRLERGENGWTRVAGDDEIDATTIWRLLAQDYPGHIGPIHRLGRFGLNLRDLLAGHRDAGDIGLDRDRLTRLNRQLIGHDGWRAIATPLGEALADTLAHLAEGQRLTLLEAGVSAPALGERLADLVDPDRCDYRILTAGELAWQHAEQLRERQPLIEVESLEAPAEQPPQGATGQAQLALVSLDVTNRDLSRRLIEALPQRLAPGARVLLLGVAPSAWLDTLLVTPGLDDEHAAPAACELDDVTELLTRLGAEQVQPLPLEDDAGAYLVHARLPDTLDASEDVTASPADYLLVADGANQALAERLAADLERRGHRAALGDESAAARATHIVDLRDTGLERCQQAARWASLVEASAEGHDAAPNLWLVTRDVAAIWGDASEPASRPGASDDAALWGFGRSLANEAQGFRVRLLDLPGGDLEESAFEALGAELAAPDDETEVAIDAHGTRFATRLRILPAPGTSTAAPEAPRNAMTLGFPLPGQLRHLAWQPTALPEPGEGEVEIRVEATGLNFRDVMYTLGLLSDEAIENGFAGPTLGLEFAGVVKRLGPGVEGVAPGDAVLGFGPASFSDRLIASQHAIAPLPDNIDFAAAATIPTTFFTVYYALKHLARLSPGEHVLIHGAAGGVGLAAIQVARWLGAEIHATVGAEEKGDFLRLSGIERLYDSRSLTFAEEILADTNGRGVDVVLNSLAGEAINQNLRVLRPFGRFLELGKRDFYENTHIGLRPFRNNLSYFGIDSDQLMKACPELTQSLFSEMMALFEDGTFTPLPYTAFGNRQVVEAFRYMQQARQIGKVVVTQDQPLRAEATETEMLAAPELPADATYLVTGGLGGFGLRSAQWLAERGARHLVLVGRRGAASPEADEGIARLEAMGVTVEAAACDVADRDALAALLERCRAEHPPLKGIIHAAAVIEDGLIRNLDDERIARVLTPKIEGARHLDALTRNDELDFFVLYSSATTLFGNPGQASYVAANHWLEALAASRRAAGLPATCVRWGAIEDAGFLARNTRTRDALQERLGGSALRADDALEVLGRMLAAPSPSLGVLELDWSALARSLPTAETPRFSEIARTAGDEGQQDDADQDLARLLDELSPEELHATVTELLKSELASILLVEEDKIDVHRSVYDMGFDSLMGVELMTAIESRLGVRVPVMVLSEASTLDKLSGVLIERLTRGDDEEADDDAELASLAARHGTEAVPEVAQEASAR